The DNA window AAACGTCCGAGGTGGTGATACTGCGCCAAAGATCCAAAGGGAATACCTCGGCTACCCCATCTCGGATATATCGTCCAGAACGGGGTATATCTATATTCGTGCAGAGCTACCTCACAAAGCCTGTCAGGATGTTTGTGCGGGAGCCAATAGTAAGTCAGCTACCCCGGCATTTGGAAACCTTATTGATGATCTGCAGCTCATCTTTTTCACCATCTACATGAGTCTCGCTTATGGAATTATATACCTCACGTTTACCATGTACCCTCTTGCATTCGTCACAGTCCGCGGATGGTCCCGTATGGACGGAAGTCTTCCATTCATCGGAATGACCATTGGCGTAGTCCTCGCGTGCATAGGGATTGCTCTGCATAGCATCTACTATATCCAGCAGAGCCGAGTCCATGTGCCGGAACGACGTCTGCCGCCCATGATTGCCGGGTCCATCCTCTTGTCAGCAGGTACTTACCCCAGATCTCTACACTGTTCTAAATCGCTCTCTTACATGTTTCAGGCATATTCTGGTTCGGATGGACATCCAGCAGGTCAGTCCATTGGCTGGCACAAGCTTCCGCCGGGGTCTTCCTTGGTAGCGGCTCCATCCTGGTCTTGATGTCCGGCGTGGTCTACCTGATTGAGGTATATCTCGTCCACGCCAATAGCGCTCTGGCAATTAATAATTTTCTACGTTGTGTGATCGCCGCGACGTTTCCTTTGTATGCGACAGACTTGTTAGTGGATGCGGGGCTGGGTATTGGGGGAACGGTTATCGGTTCCATCTGTCTCGCGCTCTCGCCcgtttcctttctcttctggcGATATGGCCTCACGATCAGACAGTGGTCAAAGTTTGCGGAGGAATGAATACACTGGAGGTTCCATGTCTCTACCTCAGGTCATATAAAATTCGACATGGCAGATTTCTTATTAGCCAACCTAGGCCGAGCGAGATAGCGGGTATTATACagtcaagaacatcaagccgGCAATTACAATGACATACTATTGtataatctctctctttgacCTTCTATAGTTCTGTAAGATTACATTGCTAGTACACCGCAAAAAGTGCATAGTTATTAAGTTTCCCACTTCGTATAGAATGAGAAAATATACTCCGTATCGTAACAGCTGTACAAGCCTAAACCACAGGGCAAAAGATCAGTCCAGAATCGCTATGCAAGGGTTATCGGTATGCTGCAACTGCCTTGTCGAAGTTTTACGGTGTTGTTATGGGCACGAATCGTGACAATTGCTCTATTCTTTGCCAACTTTATTACCTGTTTACTATATCATATAAAACGGGTATAAACCAGATGAAATTATCTTCTTGTTTCATCTTGGGCGGTCAGCAATGCTTTCAATGGTGAATGCCTTGGAAGATCTTCGCTTCAGGCACCCTTGCTTGAGGAACCCCTGCCGTAAGGCACCCTTGCCGTAAGGCTGACTGGCTGCATGTCGGCTACCTCATCCACAGCCTCAATCTTTTCTCGCTGTCGCATCCAGCATATCGTCACTCTTCACTGCAAAACACCTTTCAATTGAAGCAGATATGTTAGAAAAACCGCCGAACAAACGCCAGCACACCCCGTATGCCTTGCTCGACGAGAGTGACTTGGCCAAGAGAGCCTGTCTCGAACAGCCGAGTTTTCTTGACACCTCGAGGCTTCAAGAGCCCGCTTGGCTGAATCCGATATCTTCTTCCAATCCGAGCCAGCGGAACTCATTCAGTCCGTTTGAATTGAGCGATACAGGAAGTTCGCGGCTAT is part of the Fusarium fujikuroi IMI 58289 draft genome, chromosome FFUJ_chr07 genome and encodes:
- a CDS encoding probable mfs-multidrug-resistance transporter gives rise to the protein MHNLIANDVENSISLDDSQSPPSIPDALKEEDRPVNWSSSKKWSIVVSTSLATFVVSFGSSVYSAAIPHIQTRFNVTPDTALLGITLYVVGFALGPMAWGPASELYGKRRPLFLGYAVFCICQLPCALAQSMPLLLAFRFFSGLAGSSSLAILGGMYVDFLSRPAERGISTAIFSVATFCGPTVGPIVGNLATLKLGWRWTAWLTLIGGVIFGSVAFLLTPETSEVVILRQRSKGNTSATPSRIYRPERGISIFVQSYLTKPVRMFVREPILIFFTIYMSLAYGIIYLTFTMYPLAFVTVRGWSRMDGSLPFIGMTIGVVLACIGIALHSIYYIQQSRVHVPERRLPPMIAGSILLSAGIFWFGWTSSRSVHWLAQASAGVFLGSGSILVLMSGVVYLIEVYLVHANSALAINNFLRCVIAATFPLYATDLLVDAGLGIGGTVIGSICLALSPVSFLFWRYGLTIRQWSKFAEE